One stretch of Tepidibacter hydrothermalis DNA includes these proteins:
- the mfd gene encoding transcription-repair coupling factor, translating to MNDIFTYPLNDSLAFNTLLEMINNKRSPLLINGLIPSQRTHMSYSIINKLNRQAIIITHSDLEAKKIYEDLSFYLGDKAVYLPFEEILFYFLDAKDRKEESKRMKVLLKLIKEENIVIICSIEAVLKKYIPKDVFKKNILKYTMDDTIKIDELSSKLVGLGYERVNKVEGVGQFSIRGGIIDIYCANTDYPVRVELFDEEIDSMRMFDIISQKSIENIREFEIIPSREILYPDNIEKTLDNLQNEIKDDTSDDVHSNILKIKDLMYFEGLENYIDYMYEDEDKSIFSYLKKDALIIFNEPERIKEKSQNYYNEFESNYKVNLERHTVLPSQINLINRFEELDYFVKDRFIIQNSILSKQVEEFKPNSIVTFNSREITVFNSKMDLFIDEINNLKKQGYKILIVPGSLEKSRKIYDELLELGVEVIFSKEKDAQIKNSQIMITPGSISEGFSCSDFKYALITDKEIFGVHKRTSQKKRKKFKNGRKIESFLELSVGDYVVHEGHGVGRYAGIEQLKVDGIKKDYIKIIYANSDSLFVPTNQMDKVQKYIGQNVENVKLNKLGNNEWTKAKNKVKKSIEDMTKELIELYAKREKAKGYVYNKDTHWQREFESLFPFEETQDQIKAINDVKSDMECDKVMDRLVCGDVGYGKTEVAIRAVFKVCMESKQVAFLVPTTILAQQHFNTFQKRFEDFPIRVEVLSRFKTPKQQKQILEDIKKGLVDVVIGTHRIISKDIEFKQLGLVVIDEEQRFGVKHKEKLKKLKASVDVLTLSATPIPRTLHMSLSGIRDMSLIEEPPQERHPVLTYVVESKESIIADAIEREISRGGQVFFVYNRVEGIERIATLIKKLVPSARVALGHGKMSVRNLEKIMVEFLEEEYDVLVCTTIIETGMDIQNANTIIIYDADKMGLSQLYQLRGRVGRSSRQGYSYFMYEKNKMLSEVAEKRLKAIKEFTEFGSGFKIAMRDLEIRGAGNILGSQQHGHMAVIGYDLYVKMLNESIRKVKGEEVVEQIDTEVDVNVNAYIPDEYIEDERTKIEIYKKIAAIENKKDKEDIEEEIEDRFSDIPTPLRTLIMIAYIKALGKQLKVESVKHLKDTVYLKPYYKFKPKEKNHYKLVTEIANVLEKMI from the coding sequence ATGAATGATATCTTCACATATCCATTGAATGATTCTTTGGCATTTAATACCTTATTAGAAATGATAAATAATAAGAGGTCTCCTCTTTTGATAAATGGACTAATACCTTCTCAAAGAACTCATATGAGCTATAGTATTATAAATAAATTAAATAGACAGGCCATAATAATAACTCATAGTGATCTTGAAGCTAAGAAGATATATGAAGATTTGAGTTTTTATTTAGGAGATAAAGCAGTATATTTACCATTTGAAGAAATACTGTTTTATTTTTTAGATGCAAAGGATAGAAAAGAAGAGTCTAAGAGGATGAAAGTTTTATTAAAGCTTATAAAAGAAGAAAACATAGTGATAATATGTTCAATAGAGGCAGTGCTTAAAAAATACATACCAAAAGATGTATTTAAGAAGAATATATTGAAATACACTATGGATGATACTATAAAAATAGATGAATTATCATCAAAGCTTGTAGGGCTTGGGTATGAAAGAGTTAATAAGGTTGAGGGAGTAGGACAGTTTAGTATAAGGGGCGGAATAATAGATATATATTGTGCAAATACAGACTATCCTGTAAGAGTAGAATTATTCGATGAAGAAATAGATTCTATGAGAATGTTTGATATAATATCTCAAAAATCAATAGAGAATATAAGAGAGTTTGAGATAATACCATCAAGAGAGATTTTATATCCAGATAATATAGAAAAAACTCTAGATAATCTTCAAAATGAAATAAAAGATGATACTAGTGATGATGTTCACTCTAACATATTAAAGATAAAAGACCTTATGTACTTTGAAGGTCTTGAAAATTATATAGATTATATGTATGAAGATGAAGACAAAAGTATATTCTCTTATCTAAAAAAAGATGCACTAATAATTTTTAATGAACCTGAGAGAATAAAAGAAAAATCTCAAAATTATTATAATGAATTTGAGTCAAATTACAAGGTTAATTTAGAAAGACATACTGTGCTACCATCTCAGATAAATTTAATAAATAGATTTGAGGAGTTGGATTATTTTGTAAAGGATAGGTTTATAATACAAAATAGCATACTATCTAAACAAGTAGAGGAATTTAAGCCAAATAGTATAGTTACTTTTAATTCGAGGGAAATAACAGTATTTAATTCAAAAATGGACTTATTTATAGATGAAATAAACAATCTAAAAAAGCAAGGATACAAGATACTGATAGTACCTGGTTCTTTAGAAAAGTCTAGAAAAATATACGATGAATTACTAGAATTAGGAGTTGAAGTTATATTTTCGAAAGAAAAAGATGCTCAAATTAAAAATTCTCAAATAATGATAACTCCAGGAAGTATATCAGAAGGTTTCTCATGCAGTGATTTTAAATATGCTCTAATAACTGACAAAGAAATATTTGGAGTTCACAAAAGAACATCTCAAAAGAAAAGAAAGAAATTTAAAAATGGAAGAAAAATAGAGAGTTTCTTAGAACTTAGTGTTGGGGATTATGTAGTACATGAGGGCCATGGAGTCGGAAGATATGCTGGAATTGAACAATTAAAGGTAGATGGAATCAAAAAAGACTACATAAAAATAATTTATGCAAACTCAGATAGTTTGTTCGTTCCAACTAATCAAATGGATAAGGTTCAAAAGTATATAGGCCAAAATGTTGAGAATGTAAAACTTAATAAGCTTGGAAATAATGAATGGACAAAAGCAAAGAACAAAGTAAAAAAATCAATAGAAGATATGACAAAAGAGCTAATAGAGCTTTATGCAAAAAGGGAAAAAGCAAAAGGATATGTTTACAATAAGGATACTCATTGGCAAAGAGAGTTTGAATCTTTATTCCCATTTGAAGAAACTCAGGATCAGATAAAGGCAATAAACGATGTTAAATCTGATATGGAATGCGATAAAGTAATGGATAGACTGGTATGCGGAGATGTAGGATATGGTAAGACAGAGGTAGCAATAAGAGCCGTATTTAAAGTTTGTATGGAATCAAAGCAGGTAGCATTCTTAGTACCAACTACAATACTAGCTCAACAGCATTTTAATACATTCCAAAAAAGATTTGAAGATTTTCCTATAAGAGTAGAGGTTTTAAGTAGATTTAAAACTCCAAAGCAACAAAAACAAATACTTGAAGATATCAAAAAAGGACTTGTAGATGTTGTAATTGGAACTCATAGAATAATATCTAAAGATATTGAATTTAAGCAACTAGGACTTGTAGTAATAGATGAAGAGCAACGATTTGGAGTTAAGCATAAAGAAAAGCTAAAAAAATTAAAAGCATCAGTAGATGTATTAACTCTTTCTGCAACCCCTATACCGAGAACTCTTCATATGTCGCTTAGTGGTATAAGAGATATGTCTTTAATAGAGGAGCCTCCTCAAGAAAGACATCCTGTTCTTACTTATGTTGTAGAATCTAAAGAAAGTATTATAGCAGATGCAATAGAGAGAGAAATATCAAGAGGCGGACAGGTATTTTTTGTTTACAATAGAGTTGAGGGTATTGAGAGAATAGCTACACTTATAAAAAAACTAGTACCATCTGCAAGGGTTGCTCTTGGCCATGGAAAGATGAGTGTTAGAAATCTAGAAAAGATAATGGTAGAATTTCTTGAAGAAGAATACGACGTATTAGTTTGTACTACAATAATAGAAACTGGAATGGACATCCAAAATGCAAATACAATAATAATATATGATGCAGACAAGATGGGATTATCACAGCTTTACCAGTTAAGAGGAAGAGTTGGAAGATCATCAAGACAAGGCTACTCTTATTTTATGTATGAAAAAAATAAGATGCTAAGTGAAGTAGCAGAAAAGAGACTTAAAGCTATAAAGGAATTCACTGAATTTGGTTCAGGATTTAAAATAGCTATGAGAGATCTTGAAATAAGAGGAGCAGGAAACATACTGGGATCTCAACAGCACGGTCATATGGCTGTAATAGGATATGATCTTTATGTAAAAATGCTAAATGAATCTATAAGAAAAGTAAAAGGCGAAGAAGTAGTCGAACAAATAGATACAGAAGTAGATGTAAATGTTAATGCTTATATACCTGATGAGTATATAGAAGATGAGAGAACTAAGATTGAGATATACAAAAAAATAGCAGCTATAGAAAACAAGAAAGATAAAGAGGATATAGAGGAAGAAATAGAAGATAGATTCTCTGATATACCTACGCCTCTTAGAACTCTAATAATGATAGCTTATATTAAAGCACTCGGAAAGCAGCTAAAGGTAGAATCTGTAAAACACTTAAAAGATACAGTGTATTTAAAACCGTATTACAAATTTAAACCAAAGGAAAAAAATCATTACAAATTGGTTACAGAAATTGCGAACGTTTTGGAAAAGATGATATAA
- the pth gene encoding aminoacyl-tRNA hydrolase, which yields MYVVVGLGNPGKQYDKTRHNVGFDVIDILAKDNNIQVNKIKHKAIIGEGRIGTEKVILVKPQTFMNLSGQSLLDIYSFYKLDPENIIVIYDDIDLDVGKLRIRKKGSAGTHNGMRSIINNLKFDNFKRIRVGVSRPQNGQDLASFVLSKFKKEEMDSINESLQRSAYAIEAIIKEGIDVSMNKYNG from the coding sequence ATGTATGTAGTAGTAGGACTTGGGAATCCAGGTAAGCAATATGATAAAACAAGACACAATGTTGGATTTGATGTTATAGATATTTTAGCAAAGGATAATAATATACAAGTTAATAAAATAAAGCATAAAGCTATTATAGGAGAGGGAAGAATAGGAACTGAGAAAGTAATACTTGTAAAACCACAGACTTTTATGAATTTAAGTGGACAAAGCTTACTTGATATATATAGTTTCTATAAATTAGATCCTGAGAATATAATAGTTATATACGATGATATAGATCTTGATGTAGGGAAGCTTAGAATAAGAAAAAAAGGAAGCGCTGGTACTCATAACGGAATGAGATCTATAATAAATAATCTTAAGTTTGATAATTTTAAAAGAATAAGAGTAGGTGTATCAAGACCTCAAAATGGTCAAGACCTAGCTTCATTTGTGCTGTCTAAATTTAAAAAAGAAGAGATGGACTCTATAAATGAGAGTTTACAAAGGTCAGCTTATGCTATTGAAGCTATAATTAAAGAGGGAATTGATGTATCTATGAATAAATATAATGGTTAA
- a CDS encoding peptidylprolyl isomerase, producing the protein MVISKYKENYIGSLEINDEKLKEYYDNNKEQYKKEEVKASHILFKTVGDDMKPVSDEDKKAAKKKADDILVRAKNGEDFASLAKEYSEDTVSGNNGGDLGYFGKGVMVPEFEKVAFGMNPGEISDLVESQFGYHIIKVIDKVNEIIPFEDVKNQIKVNMETDSYKEKIQQLEKDTKIEKHEKNIKK; encoded by the coding sequence ATGGTAATATCTAAGTATAAAGAAAACTATATAGGATCTTTAGAAATAAACGATGAAAAACTAAAAGAATACTATGATAATAACAAAGAACAGTATAAAAAAGAAGAAGTAAAAGCTTCTCATATACTATTTAAAACTGTTGGAGATGATATGAAGCCTGTATCAGACGAAGACAAAAAAGCAGCAAAGAAAAAAGCAGATGATATATTAGTAAGAGCAAAGAATGGAGAAGATTTTGCATCTCTTGCTAAAGAATATTCAGAAGATACTGTTTCAGGAAACAACGGTGGAGATCTTGGATACTTTGGAAAAGGTGTTATGGTTCCAGAATTTGAAAAGGTAGCTTTTGGAATGAATCCTGGAGAAATATCTGATTTAGTAGAGAGTCAATTTGGATACCATATAATAAAGGTTATTGATAAAGTTAATGAGATTATACCTTTTGAAGATGTTAAGAATCAAATAAAGGTTAATATGGAAACTGATTCATATAAAGAAAAGATTCAACAGCTTGAGAAAGATACTAAGATTGAAAAGCATGAAAAAAATATAAAGAAATAA
- a CDS encoding methyl-accepting chemotaxis protein, with protein MITNITDVIVNVRNSSENLAAIAEETSATSEQVGATIEEISSGAMSQASEAEKGYELVENLANKFDELNQNTNEMFESAENVANSNVAGFEAVEELIEKTNKNSDATVKVEEAIIEFNKKSQDIENILNTITAIAEQTNLLALNASIEAARAGEHGKGFAVVADEIRKLAEGSRVATDNIKDIIDNIRKDSDNAVIIMNEVKEVSKEQVDSVNKVNDSFDVISKSVGDITYKISSIGDFIKNINEDKDRIVESIQNIAAVSEESASSSEEVNASMQQQSVAVEEVAKLADDLNGLAMKLTDEIEVFKI; from the coding sequence TTGATAACGAACATAACTGATGTAATTGTCAATGTAAGAAACTCATCAGAAAATCTAGCTGCAATAGCAGAAGAAACTAGTGCAACATCAGAACAAGTTGGAGCTACTATTGAAGAAATATCAAGTGGGGCTATGTCTCAAGCTAGTGAGGCTGAAAAAGGATATGAACTAGTAGAAAATCTTGCAAACAAGTTTGATGAACTAAACCAAAATACTAACGAGATGTTTGAATCAGCTGAAAATGTTGCTAATTCAAATGTAGCTGGATTTGAAGCTGTTGAAGAATTAATCGAAAAAACTAATAAAAACTCAGATGCTACTGTTAAAGTAGAAGAAGCTATAATAGAGTTTAATAAAAAATCACAGGATATAGAAAATATATTAAATACAATAACAGCTATAGCAGAGCAAACTAACTTACTAGCACTTAATGCATCTATAGAGGCAGCTCGTGCTGGAGAACACGGAAAAGGATTTGCAGTTGTAGCAGATGAAATAAGAAAGCTTGCAGAGGGTTCAAGAGTTGCAACCGATAATATAAAGGACATAATAGATAATATAAGAAAAGATAGTGATAATGCTGTAATTATTATGAATGAAGTAAAAGAAGTATCTAAAGAGCAGGTTGATTCAGTTAACAAGGTTAATGATTCATTTGATGTTATATCAAAATCTGTTGGAGATATAACTTATAAGATATCTTCTATAGGCGATTTCATAAAAAATATAAATGAAGATAAGGATAGAATAGTAGAGTCAATACAAAATATAGCAGCAGTATCAGAAGAAAGTGCATCATCATCTGAAGAGGTCAATGCTTCTATGCAACAACAGTCAGTAGCAGTTGAAGAAGTGGCAAAACTTGCAGATGATCTTAATGGTCTTGCTATGAAGCTTACAGATGAAATAGAGGTATTTAAAATATAA
- a CDS encoding methyl-accepting chemotaxis protein, protein MKLGIKNKMIIMFIILISIPLIVLGISTYKRSINIIDGDLKELASSTINGVEISIDNYLNGYSESINMVSNNVDVKSIIDNPEHEPFMINIFKNFMDSHKDVRSICIGLEDKTMYTYPNAEYEEGYDPRQRPWYKNAVEKNSISWTEPYIDANSDTLIVTASVPVYNNNNQFIGVVGIDIDLDTLSKNINKMTIGSNGYPMLISSKKLMMSHKNHEKIGKPLDSQDLIKTLDENKVSVAYEYEQDGKVKSKYAQFKTMESTGWTIIGSMYTDEIYSKANNLLKAISMIGLLFLLGAISVAYIFSNYITKQINRIVEYTQNVKAGDLTARTSIKTGDEFEELADSFNGTVDTLRGLITNITDVTVTVKNSSENLAAIAEENSATSEQVGATIEEIASGSMSQAEEAERGYQLVENLANKFDELTQNTNEMFESAGNVEKSNVAGFEAVEELIEKTNKNSEATVKVEEAIIDFNKKSHDIENILNTITAIADQTNLLALNASIEAARAGEHGKGFAVVADEIRKLAEGSRAATDNIKDIIDNIRKDSDNAVIIMNEVKEVSKEQVDSVNKVNDSFDVISKSVGDITYKISSIGEFIKNINEDKDRIVESIQNIAAVSEESASSSEEVNASMQQQSVAVEEVAKLADDLNGLAMKLTDEIEVFKI, encoded by the coding sequence ATGAAATTGGGAATAAAAAATAAAATGATAATAATGTTTATAATTCTTATAAGTATTCCTCTAATAGTTCTTGGAATAAGCACTTATAAAAGAAGTATAAATATAATCGATGGGGATTTAAAAGAACTTGCATCTAGTACTATTAATGGAGTAGAGATATCTATAGACAACTACTTAAATGGATATAGTGAAAGTATAAATATGGTATCAAATAATGTAGACGTCAAATCGATAATAGATAATCCAGAACATGAACCATTTATGATAAATATCTTTAAAAACTTTATGGATTCACATAAAGACGTTAGATCTATATGTATAGGTCTTGAAGATAAGACTATGTATACGTATCCAAATGCTGAATATGAAGAAGGATATGATCCAAGACAAAGACCGTGGTACAAAAATGCAGTTGAAAAAAATTCTATATCATGGACAGAACCTTATATAGATGCAAATAGTGATACATTGATAGTAACAGCATCTGTACCAGTATACAATAATAACAATCAGTTTATAGGAGTTGTAGGTATAGATATAGATCTTGATACACTATCAAAAAATATAAATAAGATGACTATAGGAAGTAATGGATATCCTATGCTTATATCATCTAAAAAGCTTATGATGAGTCACAAAAATCATGAAAAAATAGGAAAGCCACTAGATTCTCAAGACTTAATTAAGACATTAGATGAGAATAAAGTTAGTGTAGCATATGAATATGAACAAGATGGAAAAGTTAAGTCAAAGTATGCACAATTTAAAACAATGGAATCAACGGGATGGACAATAATAGGAAGTATGTATACTGATGAAATATATAGTAAAGCTAACAATCTCTTAAAAGCGATTTCAATGATTGGATTGTTATTCTTATTAGGGGCTATATCTGTAGCTTACATATTCTCTAACTACATAACTAAACAAATAAATCGTATAGTAGAATATACTCAAAATGTAAAAGCTGGAGATTTAACAGCAAGAACTAGTATTAAAACTGGAGATGAATTTGAGGAACTTGCAGATAGTTTTAATGGGACAGTAGACACATTGAGAGGGTTAATAACAAATATAACTGATGTAACGGTTACTGTAAAAAACTCATCTGAAAATTTAGCTGCGATAGCAGAAGAAAATAGTGCAACGTCAGAACAAGTAGGAGCTACTATTGAAGAAATAGCAAGTGGTTCGATGTCTCAAGCTGAAGAGGCTGAAAGAGGATACCAACTAGTGGAAAATCTTGCAAACAAATTTGATGAACTAACTCAAAATACTAACGAGATGTTTGAATCAGCTGGAAATGTTGAAAAATCAAATGTAGCTGGGTTTGAAGCTGTTGAAGAATTAATCGAAAAAACTAATAAAAATTCAGAGGCTACTGTTAAAGTAGAAGAAGCCATAATAGATTTTAATAAAAAATCACATGATATAGAAAATATATTAAATACAATAACAGCTATAGCAGATCAAACTAACTTATTAGCACTTAATGCATCTATAGAGGCAGCACGTGCAGGAGAACATGGAAAGGGATTTGCAGTGGTAGCAGATGAAATAAGAAAACTTGCAGAAGGTTCAAGAGCTGCAACAGATAATATAAAGGACATAATAGATAATATAAGAAAAGATAGCGATAATGCTGTAATTATTATGAATGAAGTAAAAGAAGTATCTAAAGAGCAGGTTGATTCAGTTAACAAGGTTAATGATTCATTTGATGTTATATCAAAATCTGTTGGAGATATAACTTATAAGATATCTTCTATAGGCGAGTTCATAAAAAATATAAATGAAGATAAGGATAGAATAGTAGAGTCAATACAAAATATAGCAGCCGTATCAGAAGAAAGTGCATCATCGTCTGAAGAGGTCAATGCTTCTATGCAACAACAGTCAGTAGCAGTTGAAGAAGTGGCAAAACTTGCAGATGATCTTAATGGTCTTGCTATGAAGCTTACAGATGAAATAGAAGTATTTAAAATATAA